One window of the Thunnus albacares chromosome 3, fThuAlb1.1, whole genome shotgun sequence genome contains the following:
- the npy2r gene encoding neuropeptide Y receptor type 2 translates to MDTSDELNMTQVEESQLEVKSSNCCSSTTPTNDGNFLKLEDSTKLFGVQVILILAYSTIILFGVIGNCLVIYVVYKFKNLRTVTNFFIVNLAVADLLVNTLCLPFTLVYTLYGEWKFGQVLCFMLPCAQGIAVHVSTITLNIIALDRHRSIVYHMETKMSKDMCTVVIVITWAVSALLASPLAIFREYGTFDLSPDESIQVCTEKWPGSSMNGSIYSISMLLVQYGLPLAINSVAYIRIWNKLKNHMTSGGRNDHHQRRKKTTKMLLTMVVVFAVSWLPFHAFQLAVDIDSSVLYMKDFKLLFTVFHIVAMCSTFVNPILYGWMNNNYRTAFLSVCKCQQPFSLRSRRSKGRQTHKEEDRVCTVGKSTNV, encoded by the coding sequence ATGGATACTTCAGATGAACTGAACATGACTCAAGTGGAAGAGTCTCAACTTGAGGTTAAATCTTCCAACTGCTGCTCATCTACAACCCCGACCAATGACGGGAACTTTCTGAAGCTCGAGGACAGCACAAAGCTGTTTGGAGTTCAAGTTATTCTCATTCTTGCTTACAGCACAATCATACTGTTCGGAGTCATCGGAAACTGCTTAGTGATATATGTCGTCTACAAGTTTAAAAATCTACGCACTGTTACCaattttttcattgtaaatttgGCTGTGGCGGACTTGCTGGTGAACACTCTGTGTTTACCTTTCACGCTCGTCTACACTCTCTACGGCGAGTGGAAGTTCGGTCAGGTGCTGTGCTTCATGCTGCCCTGCGCTCAAGGCATAGCTGTGCATGTGTCCACCATCACTTTGAACATCATTGCCTTGGACCGCCACAGGAGCATCGTCTACCACATGGAGACCAAGATGTCCAAAGACATGTGCACTGTGGTCATTGTCATCACGTGGGCCGTCAGCGCCCTGCTGGCCAGCCCGCTCGCCATCTTTAGGGAGTACGGGACCTTCGATCTCTCACCGGATGAGTCTATTCAGGTGTGTACAGAGAAGTGGCCGGGAAGCAGCATGAACGGAagtatctacagtatatcaATGCTTCTGGTTCAATACGGTTTACCTTTGGCCATCAACTCTGTTGCCTACATCCGCATCTGGAATAAGCTGAAGAACCACATGACTTCTGGAGGCCGAAACGACCACCATCAGCGCAGAAAGAAAACCACCAAGATGCTACTGACCATGGTGGTGGTCTTCGCTGTCAGTTGGTTGCCTTTCCATGCATTCCAGTTGGCTGTCGACATTGACAGCAGTGTTCTGTATATGAAGGACTTTAAGCTGCTTTTCACTGTGTTCCACATTGTGGCTATGTGCTCGACATTCGTCAATCCCATCCTGTATGGGTGGATGAATAACAACTACAGGACGGCGTTTTTGTCTGTATGTAAGTGTCAGCAGCCTTTCAGTTTGAGGTCGAGACGCTCcaaaggcagacagacacataaaGAGGAAGACAGGGTCTGTACAGTTGGTAAATCAACAAATGTCTGA